From Patagioenas fasciata isolate bPatFas1 chromosome 23, bPatFas1.hap1, whole genome shotgun sequence:
gtgcaggccaggctggggctctggggccttacagaccccaaggatcaccctgagggctgggcagggttctgggagatgtaggggcatccggggctaatgacacactggccaaggagctctgggtgccacatggatctcaggagaaccgagtcttgtcctgggttgattgagggctccaactcttctctccttccctgggtctctgcagagagacggtggggagaagcctcccctcatgtcccagctgacactggaggtctcattttgggctctgatttcagaactgaaactgatggtgacagccgtgtcctgtccccctccagtgacatgaggagatgatcatccctggatgaccccgtctgatcccctgggagccctgggccatttccctctcatgatcagtaaatcccttcagcaaagctacgcctgcgtgtggatgtgtgtccgtgtccatgctcccactgctgtgccggtgcccggacacctgggtcctctctgtcaCTCTGCCCGACACGTTGCCCCTCATGTCGTGGCCTCAGCAGAGGAGGTTTTTACCCTCATGATTCTGCAagtattgcactaaaaagctgcacccagcgcatgtgcctgatgtgctgctctgaatcacatcaatagtcaaaactgctgtgtttgctcccctcccaactagagcaaagtgaacacctgcatttcactctctttcccaaagagccgatcgtaggaagttacattcacatcctaggatggaaaaaaaaaaagagaaataggaaaagcagtccagacaatggaaaacaaaatggaaaaacattctataaggaaacaaaaattttgcaagaggcatccacctgtatttcatatcagaaatacgctcagtgccgatgtttgcaacacgaggtgtacaacgtggcattctctgcactgctttaaatctgttatatagtattactagataagtaaaacaatgattaacttgtatgaaaccttgttttcatcagagtgcacccacttcaccttgtttcctctgacaagctgttcaactggccatatgggagagattctaaggtaatgtcttgaggactcatgttggaaagtaaatgtggaaaagcaagatgtgcggttccagccacctggatgataaaggaagatcaatactaacgtgaccatctggacggtcaaagacataatactaacataataatatataaagggccttggacagattactttgaagtacatttctcgtaattgtaaaaagttatagcccagactcgtgagaatggtatctcgggccggataaccgcccccaagtgcatgggatgtgtgaatgtccttgggcctggtctgtgaacgagtggaaaaacaagggagacaaacatcacatgagtttagtgtgtttttaacaacaattagtggaaaaacaccttttgtaaacatcttagtccaggcctgtacctgtttttgaacagtggtactgtctgatggctttcctcctcgtctccagatgaatgtggtagaaaatataaagcaaggaaacgtcctttggcccagccgagcgccccctaggggagggggggcctgtcatccccgggcctgtcactgcctgctgtcccccctgtgagcagcgaggcctctgattcagctgcagtttgtactgtaaccgtgcatttcttgctgtgggcagtagcgctccaggctgagttggacacctctgtttccctctagacactcttccagaacgttgtgccccaccactgcctgggctgcatctggtcccgaagggacaagaaagagaacaaacagctggcacagagcatcagagccaccatctcgcagttcaacgccgtcaccaactgcgtgctcagcaccatcctggagagcaaagaattaaagacacagccgagagcgaagatcttggagaagtggatccgtatcggacgtgtaaagcgtttattcgcgactgtttaacgttccttgtgcgggtgccgtggagctgggaggggacaggggggttgtaggggggagtgatatttttgatgctcagtatttgtagaggtgcccgcttagcagggagaatgtgcagcaagcaggacacggggcagacagaagagcactgacttggtgatgctgacgtttaacgctcctgtgtttctaaccgctcctttcacagcaatgtaggatcctgaacaacttttcgtctctgaaggccatcatttccgccttgcagtccacctcggtttatcgccggaagaagacctgggcctgcgttccaaagtaaggctgtgcagtgtgtcactggatgtgttttggtgcttttatctgttctgtgcccaactgttaacgattcttgagaaaaaaattgtaccctggtctgattcagagtgcttacaaacaacttaaatcattgaatcttttcctgtacagggacacaatgctgatgttcgaagagctttgcgaaatcttctccgactgtgacaactttgcgacgagcagggagctgctgctgaaggtgggaatgagcttgagttgccaggttgtgatctcacccaaagccgagctcagccctgttcctgaccaatgagctcccgtatgcggtgctttggggaagacgggtctgtaaatcccggcttttctgctggggcgagaggtgccgcacagcgagatttgacgcagaggagttacgaatgagcactttggcttatataccgctctgcgcagacatgaaccgctggctgagataccaaggatgatgtcgtgaaagcatcatttacaagagcgctgtttggtgaagcagactagttgtatttggtttgcttccacaggagtattctaattagtataattattacttctcagtcagttaatccaccattgctctgaccgtttgcagggagtcacacaaggcacggtaccttacctgggtaccttcctcactgacctcgtcatgctggacacagcccttcaggactatctcgaggtaatttggggcaatttttggaatcctaaatctcctccctcccttgcagagactgtgtctgctcctgcatcttccactgggtgctagtgcagttcttaaaaagagaggaatgtatttaacaaatagactcaggtacacgagtgctgtggcttatcctagagctggaaacgggtctttgtagaggcctttggtcagggcagctctggcccgtcccttggtgtcgctacttcatcctgttcatcctgtttgtgatcaactccagccgagcctgtgctcttctcctctgatcccttctctgtccttccaacagggcggcctgatcaattttgagaagcggcgaagggtaagtggaacggtgactgttctgtgatcgttagtgcctgacgctctctgctagagcgttctcttggcgaggcccgttgtctttgctgggcgtatccaacagccgctcacgttactcagagggtgaggaaggaacagtccccggcacgctgtgaacctctgccgggctgtgcggggcggcgcgggaagagaaattccttttagatgcgggcagcaggggaagaggagccgcagggcactcgctgccgcgggagttacgtctggggcacgttccccccgtttggtgttcacgggaacacgttacacgagcgtgttctgtgtgctgggagcgcatcagacctgctggcgtgagacctttgctggccacaagatgcagtctgtgaccatcttccttgtgctgcagtaaatagttgtgggtcaaaggtgcagagagcgaagcgggtacctgggaccgagaaatcaaggctgagcgttgccttccagcctgagccttgttggtcagagatcagtaggagcgaaggtgccggggtttcctctgtccgagggcagtttgtcctggatctgttgctgcgtgtgtttagtgtattaacgagactggcttgatttttctaattagaattcctattttattatttgttttcttaggagtttgaagtaatcgcacaaattaagctgttgcagtcctcatgtaacagctattgcgtgacaggagatgagaaattcgtgcagtggtttaggaggcagcggcattgaagtgatgaggagaggtagggtctcagcccagctggcgaagcagcttttcttcccccgcaggcaggttcaggttctctcagccttgagctctgcgctgccaggagctgctcccggagagtggaaatacacacgcacagagctgcgctcctcctcgtggggatgaaccctctgggacgtgggagtgacccagggcttctcaaatatggccactttgagatatttaactaacggtattgcctgttctgcagtttccgtctgtcacgtgaaatcgaaggagcagctcctgaccagagcaccgcagcgggcagagctcagaagagcgtggtgaagagattcagcctgtgagtacaacggggagggggtttggtgtgtgaatatgaactggaataaatcaaacaccagctgacaaacctggctggggatccagagcactgcagtgctgcgaggagacaccgccagctagaaatacgtattgctgttgtctctttctattggtgtaagtagccaggagggttatcgactaaagactgcagaaataactctaaggtgtcagacaaaggaacaattttagtgctggattataaattcaattcaaatttgcagcagcaaaacagagcaaataaggatagagtctaatttgctatacacacacaaacaataggccactcgagataggaaaacacaacagcaggtcagattgttgaagcaagtgacagctgtgctcagcccagctctgttgtgctttcttttctcccctaggccgttcctgggcttgggggtgagcgcccacagcacccccgtcaacgcgcagcccaaacctgctccaggtgggagctctggggacagcaccgtcaccatcgtccctcccaccgacactgctgaggagcctcagcacaaggtagggcccgggccctgtgttcagcacaaacagcctgtgcgaggctgctgacgctgcccgcggccccaggcgcttgcccaagcctgtggatcttgactggagcgttgctggcagtggaatggagggacctgagctctgggaaaggcgattttggggggagggctcatgtacatcagcccagcctaactctggggcaggcagagcagctgagcaagtgagaagcaggtgaggtcagagctcaccagccctgtggtttgacctgccaggaactgcccagaccaagcctgggctgggctgggttccgttcccagggagctttgtcctgcagactctgctctcttgacctaagctgccttaactgggttgccgaagcccttgttgaggctgttgtgctgaagagtgtcatatttagcttttggatctttgaaattcaatggtaatgaatgtgtttgatctcgtctccccccttgctgccatctgatgacaagtgctccaagaagtgccccggccccgtgactcccgttccatcaaaagaagtgccgccagtcctgccagtctacaaccagcagagcggagagagctgcgtcatccgcaccagcgtagaagaggacagaagcggcaacatctacaggagcatcctggtgagcggtgggaacagcaaagcgctgttactgtgggtggtgttttcaccccaggtgacttgaatggtgcttttagtttcggaaacacctattccccgatcagacctccttgacagggaacgtgaccgatgttacaaatcaaaacatgtggagcaggggatgaatgagaggtttgcaaagagcatctctcagggtttctggccttgaaattgaagcttgtatttgatcaacaatgccaggtgaagcactctgagcaagtgccggctttgctgcccctgctcttctgccagcgccggctgttgtgtgtccagctcagcactggggtgtgtgagctgtgacacaaggtgccccttccccagcaaacccagctccaaggcccagaatctttgcaggacatcgcagaaagtg
This genomic window contains:
- the LOC139825516 gene encoding ral guanine nucleotide dissociation stimulator-like 1; translation: MRNPGVPSTFLLEQRVACAASCGPREAAVSVLAQTLFQNVVPHHCLGCIWSRRDKKENKQLAQSIRATISQFNAVTNCVLSTILESKELKTQPRAKILEKWIRIGRQCRILNNFSSLKAIISALQSTSVYRRKKTWACVPKDTMLMFEELCEIFSDCDNFATSRELLLKGVTQGTVPYLGTFLTDLVMLDTALQDYLEGGLINFEKRRREFEVIAQIKLLQSSCNSYCVTGDEKFVQWFRRQRH